One stretch of Pelmatolapia mariae isolate MD_Pm_ZW linkage group LG3_W, Pm_UMD_F_2, whole genome shotgun sequence DNA includes these proteins:
- the LOC134619884 gene encoding uncharacterized protein LOC134619884 — MTSAQFAFYLTCLCLGKMALTKDLKFSFSVHQERRFIPVNRGDSVTLSCFYEGDVAARFYWYKLTLGQKPKLISTLYKFDTNATFSDEFKSDPRFTVGAEKGKIYLKITDLDISDSATYYCASSYSFKFEFGDGTIINIRGSELDIPTLVQQSASETIQPGGSVTLNCTVHTGTCDEEHSVYWIKDSEESFPRIIYTHGGRNDQCEMKPNTQTHSCAYNLNTSQAGTYYCAVASCGHILFGNRTKLDFKDDGNAVYFFSGALAFTSLLNVLMAFLLYVAHKRNGTKCTESHSRISPPSTNAEVKQNEENLHYAALRHHKADRPRRQRNNSKAECVYSSIKQ; from the exons ATGACATCTGCACAGTTTGCCTTCTATTTGACATGTTTGTGCTTAGGAAAAATGG ctctGACGAAAGACCTCAAATTCTCCTTTTCTGTTCATCAAGAAAGACGTTTCATACCAGTTAACAGAGGGGACAGCGTGACTTTGAGTTGTTTCTATGAAGGAGATGTTGCTGCGAGGTTTTACTGGTACAAGCTGACTTTGGGACAGAAACCAAAGCTCATTTCTACTCTTTACAAGTTTGACACCAACGCCACCTTTAGTGATGAATTCAAGAGTGATCCACGATTCACAGTTGgtgctgaaaaaggaaaaatctacTTAAAGATAACAGATCTGGACATATCAGACTCTGCTACTTACTATTGTGCAAGTAGCTATTCATTTAAGTTTGAATTTGGAGACGGCACTATCATCAACATAAGAGGTTCAGAGTTGGATATCCCAACTTTAGTGCAGCAGTCAGCATCTGAGACCATCCAGCCAGGAGGCTCTGTGACTCTAAACTGTACAGTACACACTGGGACCTGTGATGAAGAACACAGTGTTTACTGGATCAAAGACTCTGAAGAATCTTTTCCAAGAATCATTTACACCCATGGAGGCAGGAATGATCAGTGTGAGATGaaaccaaacacacagacacactcatgTGCGTACAACCTGAATACGTCTCAAGCTGGGACCTACTACTGTGCCGTGGCTTCATGTGGACACATACTGTTTGGAAACAGGACCAAGCTGGACTTTAAGG ATGATGGAAATGCTGTGTATTTCTTCAGTGGAGCTTTGGCATTCACCTCACTTCTAAACGTTTTAATGGCCTTCTTATTGTATGTGGCCCACAAAAGAAATGGCACCAAATGCACAG aGTCTCATTCAAGAATTTCCCCGCCTTCAACAAATGCAGAG gTCAAGCAAAATGAAGAAAACCTCCATTATGCAGCTTTAAGGCACCACAAGGCTGACAGACCAAGAAGACAGAGAAACAACAGCAAGGCTGAATGTGTCTACTCAAGTATAAAGCAGTAG
- the LOC134624067 gene encoding immunoglobulin kappa light chain-like: protein MASAQFVVYLTCLFLGETVHTNDLKFSLSVHQERHFVSANTGGNVSLCCFYEGNDVARLYWYKLNLGKESKLICTVNTVDNHAMFHDEFNTDPRFTVNFEKGKIDLKITDLQISDYATYYCASSYGYRFAFAEGTVIDVKGSGSNIPTLVQQSTSETIQPGGSVTLNCTVHTGTCDEEHSVYWFRDSEESLPRIIYSHGGRNDQCERKPNTQSHTCVYNLPMKSLNTSHAGTYYCAVASCGHILFGNGTKLNLIDEVGLLYLVHVLNGVVAFICVLSLCLMSFLFVMTKKKSIHFTGSPEHFKGQQNKQIKKTAR from the exons ATGGCATCTGCACAGTTTGTCGTCTATCTGACATGTTTGTTCTTGGGGGAAACAG ttcacACAAATGACCTCAAATTCTCCTTGTCTGTTCATCAAGAAAGACACTTTGTATCAGCTAATACTGGGGGCAATGTGAGTCTGTGCTGTTTCTATGAAGGTAATGATGTGGCAAGGCTTTACTGGTATAAGTTAAATTTGGGAAAGGAATCAAAGCTCATTTGTACTGTCAACACAGTGGACAATCACGCCATGTTTCATGATGAATTCAACACTGATCCACGATTCACAGTGAATTTTGAAAAAGGAAAGATTGACTTAAAGATAACAGACCTGCAAATTTCAGACTATGCTACTTACTATTGTGCAAGCAGCTATGGATACAGGTTTGCATTTGCAGAGGGTACTGTCATTGATGTAAAAGGTTCAGGGTCGAACATCCCAACTTTAGTGCAGCAGTCAACATCTGAGACCATCCAGCCAGGAGGCTCCGTGACTCTGAACTGTACAGTACACACTGGGACCTGTGATGAAGAACACAGTGTTTACTGGTTCAGAGACTCTGAAGAATCTTTACCAAGAATCATTTACAGCCATGGAGGCAGGAATGATCAGTGTGAGAGGAAACccaacacacagtcacacacctGTGTCTACAACCTGCCAATGAAGAGCCTGAATACGTCTCATGCTGGGACCTACTACTGTGCTGTCGCCTCATGTGGACACATACTGTTTGGAAACGGGACCAAGCTGAACTTAATAG ATGAGGTGGGATTGCTTTACTTGGTGCATGTCCTGAATGGAGTTGTTGCATTCATTTGTGTCCTTAGTTTGTGTTTAATGTCCTTCTTGTTTGTAATGaccaaaaagaaaagcatcCACTTCACAG GATCACCAGAACATTTTAAgggacaacaaaacaaacagatcaAGAAGACAGCGAGATGA
- the LOC134619895 gene encoding uncharacterized protein LOC134619895 produces the protein MMTTTQFAFYLTCLFLGQMAHTNDLKLSVHQQRRFISVNTGESVTLNCFYKGNDVAKFFWYKLNLGQKLKLISTLYKYDTNATLHDEFKSDSRFTAATEEGKIYLKITKVQISDSAIYYCGTYGYMFEFGEGTVIDVKGSGSNIPTLVQQSLSETIQPGGSVTLNCTVHTGTCDEEHSVYWFRDSEESFPRIIYTHGGRNDQCERKPNTQTHTCVYNLPMKSLNTSHAGTYYCAVVSCGHILFGNRTKLDFKDEGNCCVSVYFLGGAFTFTTLLSVLMAFLLYLTHKRNSTTCTESHPRTSPLSSTDTEQNEGDIHYAALRDPRADRPRRKSNNSKAECVYSSVKQ, from the exons ATGATGACAACGACACAGTTTGCCTTTTATCTCACATGTTTGTTTCTGGGGCAAATGG CTCACACAAATGATTTGAAACTGTCTGTTCATCAACAAAGACGTTTTATATCAGTTAATACCGGGGAAAGTGTGACTTTGAATTGTTTTTATAAAGGTAACGATGTGGCAAAGTTTTTCTGGTACAAGCTGAACTTGGGACAGAAACTGAAGCTCATTTCTACTTTGTACAAGTACGACACCAATGCTACGCTTCATGATGAATTCAAGAGTGATTCACGATTCACAGCGGCTACTGAGGAAGGAAAAATCTACTTAAAGATAACAAAAGTGCAAATTTCAGACTCTGCTATTTACTACTGTGGAACTTATGGCTACATGTTTGAGTTTGGAGAGGGTACTGTCATTGATGTAAAAGGTTCAGGGTCGAACATCCCAACTTTAGTGCAGCAGTCACTATCTGAGACCATCCAGCCAGGAGGCTCTGTGACTCTGAACTGTACAGTACACACTGGGACCTGTGATGAAGAACACAGTGTTTACTGGTTCAGAGACTCTGAAGAGTCTTTCCCAAGAATCATTTACACCCATGGAGGCAGGAATGATCAGTGTGAGAGGAAAcccaacacacagacacacacctgtgTCTACAACCTGCCAATGAAGAGCCTGAATACGTCTCATGCTGGGACCTACTACTGTGCTGTTGTCTCATGTGGACACATACTGTTTGGAAACAGGACCAAGCTGGACTTTAAGG ATGAGGGGAActgttgtgtctctgtgtatttcTTGGGGGGAGCGTTCACATTCACCACACTTCTGAGTGTTTTAATGGCTTTCTTATTGTATTTGACCCACAAGAGAAACAGCACCACATGCACAG AGTCTCATCCAAGAACGTCACCTCTTTCCTCAACAGACACAGAG caaaatgaAGGAGACATCCATTACGCGGCTTTGAGGGATCCGAGAGCTGACAGACCAAGAAGAAAGAGTAACAACAGCAAGGCTGAATGTGTCTACTCTAGTGTAAAGCAGTAG